A genomic stretch from Marinimicrobium sp. C6131 includes:
- the fliM gene encoding flagellar motor switch protein FliM, with the protein MQDLLSQDEIDALLHGVDEGDIDTDDDLEMDPVKAYDLTTQDRIVRGRMPTLEMINERFARYTRISMFNLLRRTADVSVGGIQIQKFGEYVHTLYVPTSLNMVKFRPLRGNALIILDARLVFKLVDNFFGGDGRHAKIEGREFTPTELRVVQMVLDQVFVDLGEAWKAVMPITFEYMNSEVNPSLANIVSPSEVVVVSTFHVELDGGGGDLHITVPYSMIEPIREVLDSGLQSDSDEKDERWVKALREDVLAAQVDLECDIVQREITLRDIINLKAGDVIPVEFPEYHVVTANGVPMFRTRLGQIRGNLALKIHGLIDHSSAYNITANEGGSSGKRK; encoded by the coding sequence GTGCAAGACTTACTTTCACAAGACGAAATTGATGCGCTGCTTCACGGGGTCGATGAAGGCGATATCGATACCGATGACGATCTGGAGATGGACCCGGTCAAAGCCTATGACCTGACCACGCAGGACCGCATTGTCCGCGGGCGGATGCCCACGCTGGAAATGATCAACGAGCGCTTTGCCCGCTACACCCGCATCAGCATGTTCAATCTGTTGCGACGCACCGCCGATGTGTCCGTCGGCGGTATCCAGATCCAGAAGTTCGGTGAATATGTTCACACGTTGTACGTGCCGACCAGTCTGAATATGGTGAAATTCCGCCCGCTGCGCGGCAACGCCCTGATCATTCTGGATGCGCGGCTGGTCTTCAAACTCGTGGACAACTTTTTCGGGGGTGACGGCCGTCACGCCAAGATCGAGGGCCGGGAATTTACCCCGACCGAGTTGCGCGTGGTGCAGATGGTGCTGGATCAGGTGTTTGTCGACCTCGGCGAAGCCTGGAAAGCGGTCATGCCCATCACCTTTGAATATATGAATTCAGAGGTCAACCCGTCCCTGGCCAATATTGTCAGCCCCAGCGAAGTGGTGGTCGTCAGCACCTTCCATGTCGAACTCGATGGCGGCGGTGGCGACCTGCATATCACCGTCCCTTACTCCATGATCGAGCCGATCCGGGAAGTACTGGATTCCGGTCTGCAAAGCGACAGTGATGAAAAAGACGAGCGCTGGGTAAAGGCGCTACGAGAGGATGTGCTCGCGGCTCAGGTCGATCTGGAGTGCGATATCGTTCAGAGAGAAATTACCCTGAGGGACATCATCAATCTGAAGGCGGGGGATGTGATTCCGGTGGAATTCCCGGAATATCACGTGGTCACGGCCAACGGCGTACCGATGTTCCGCACCCGGTTGGGCCAGATTCGCGGGAACCTGGCATTGAAAATCCACGGATTAATTGATCACAGTTCAGCCTATAACATTACGGCA